The Salvelinus alpinus chromosome 21, SLU_Salpinus.1, whole genome shotgun sequence genome has a segment encoding these proteins:
- the LOC139547911 gene encoding POU domain class 2-associating factor 1-like isoform X1, translating to MLLGPLVVGYSVTFFVGRKRGGPRCSVVGITNNNLPSYAHLGTSRFEVASSLSNDSSTVNDGGLCAGWIAQPAATALQPMNHWSYPEYLQQHDPTTLPLTTDMYMVGPSSILTYTHTPLFTNFGTLAPTSTALPQVDLQDSVLTYIPWTQPLTTIPTSGVQFASHPATLAGSQLLPMSMTVTPTMPQQDPQPLEQSPAGAEEPNPLEKPLEYQDQDDKYTYVNSSSIFIPSV from the exons atgctgcttggtcctttggtggtgggttattctgtaacgttcttcgtcgggcgaaagagaggaggaccaagatgcagcgtg GTTGGGATCACAAACAACAACTTGCCTTCATATGCACATCTTG GGACTTCCAGGTTTGAAGTGGCTAGTAGCCTATCCAATGACTCCTCCACAGTCAATGATGGTGGCCTCTGTGCAGGTTGGATAGCCCAGCCTGCAGCTACTGCTCTCCAGCCCATGAACCATTGGTCCTACCCAGAGTACCTCCAACAACATGACCCCACCACCCTGCCCCTCACCACTGACATGTACATGGTGGGCCCATCCTCCatactcacctacacacacacacctctttttACCAACTTTGGG ACCCTAGCACCTACGTCCACAGCCCTACCGCAGGTGGACCTCCAGGACTCAGTGCTGACTTATATTCCGTGGACCCAGCCACTAACCACCATCCCTACATCGGGCGTGCAGTTTGCCTCTCACCCTGCCACTCTGGCTGGGTCTCAGCTGCTTCCCATGTCCATGACAGTGACCCCCACCATGCCCCAGCAGGACCCACAGCCCCTGGAGCAGAGCCCTGCTGGGGCTGAAGAGCCCAACCCTCTGGAGAAACCTCTGGAGTACCAGGATCAGGATGACAAATACACATATGTGAACAGTTCCTCAATCTTCATCCCCAGCGTCTAA
- the LOC139547911 gene encoding POU domain class 2-associating factor 1-like isoform X2 — protein sequence MQRGWDHKQQLAFICTSWFEVASSLSNDSSTVNDGGLCAGWIAQPAATALQPMNHWSYPEYLQQHDPTTLPLTTDMYMVGPSSILTYTHTPLFTNFGTLAPTSTALPQVDLQDSVLTYIPWTQPLTTIPTSGVQFASHPATLAGSQLLPMSMTVTPTMPQQDPQPLEQSPAGAEEPNPLEKPLEYQDQDDKYTYVNSSSIFIPSV from the exons atgcagcgtg GTTGGGATCACAAACAACAACTTGCCTTCATATGCACATCTTG GTTTGAAGTGGCTAGTAGCCTATCCAATGACTCCTCCACAGTCAATGATGGTGGCCTCTGTGCAGGTTGGATAGCCCAGCCTGCAGCTACTGCTCTCCAGCCCATGAACCATTGGTCCTACCCAGAGTACCTCCAACAACATGACCCCACCACCCTGCCCCTCACCACTGACATGTACATGGTGGGCCCATCCTCCatactcacctacacacacacacctctttttACCAACTTTGGG ACCCTAGCACCTACGTCCACAGCCCTACCGCAGGTGGACCTCCAGGACTCAGTGCTGACTTATATTCCGTGGACCCAGCCACTAACCACCATCCCTACATCGGGCGTGCAGTTTGCCTCTCACCCTGCCACTCTGGCTGGGTCTCAGCTGCTTCCCATGTCCATGACAGTGACCCCCACCATGCCCCAGCAGGACCCACAGCCCCTGGAGCAGAGCCCTGCTGGGGCTGAAGAGCCCAACCCTCTGGAGAAACCTCTGGAGTACCAGGATCAGGATGACAAATACACATATGTGAACAGTTCCTCAATCTTCATCCCCAGCGTCTAA